One segment of Corynebacterium atrinae DNA contains the following:
- a CDS encoding glycosyltransferase has protein sequence MKILIGTDTYPPTVNGAAQFSQRLARGLASRGHEVHVACPSPTGRPSRIDTDDGIVVHLARSFHYPKYQNFPVALPGTVGRFVRRLLDDVDPDAIHLQDGFFLGRTLLKQARKRGIGVVATNHLMPQNVVDHLPIPTFLHSVTAKLLWWDLARVYGGADVLTSPTPKAVELLEESTGLQAIAVSNGIDIAPYLPTTEPATDEEAPAIMFVGRLDPEKRVDDLLHAMARLPEGIPGRLEIIGKGPQGDAWKAQARQLGLQPNRVVFHGFLSEAELLAAYRRAAVFTMPSIAELQSLATLEAMAAGTPVVAADAMALPHLVHHGDNGFLYAPGNVTELTHHLTTLLQDAQLRTSMGVRSREIVSDHCLERTLETFEGLYSDAMRSARLPR, from the coding sequence ATGAAGATCCTGATCGGCACCGACACTTACCCGCCCACCGTGAATGGTGCGGCGCAGTTTTCCCAGCGTCTGGCCCGGGGGCTCGCCTCCCGCGGCCACGAGGTCCACGTCGCCTGCCCATCACCCACCGGCCGTCCGAGCCGAATCGACACCGACGACGGCATCGTCGTCCACCTCGCGCGCTCCTTCCACTACCCCAAGTACCAGAACTTTCCGGTGGCCCTCCCCGGCACCGTCGGACGTTTCGTCCGCCGTCTGCTTGACGACGTCGACCCCGATGCAATCCACCTCCAAGACGGATTCTTCCTCGGCAGAACATTGCTCAAGCAGGCCCGCAAGCGCGGAATTGGCGTCGTGGCCACCAACCACCTCATGCCCCAAAATGTGGTCGATCACCTGCCTATTCCTACCTTCCTGCACAGCGTGACCGCCAAGCTGCTGTGGTGGGACCTGGCGCGCGTGTACGGCGGCGCCGACGTACTGACCTCGCCAACCCCGAAGGCCGTGGAGCTGTTGGAGGAGTCCACCGGCCTGCAGGCCATCGCGGTGTCCAACGGCATCGACATTGCCCCCTACCTGCCCACCACTGAGCCCGCCACCGACGAGGAGGCACCGGCAATCATGTTCGTCGGCCGCCTCGACCCCGAGAAGCGCGTCGATGATCTGCTCCACGCCATGGCACGGCTTCCCGAGGGCATTCCCGGCCGCTTGGAGATTATCGGGAAGGGCCCCCAGGGCGATGCCTGGAAAGCCCAGGCCCGCCAGCTGGGGTTGCAGCCGAACAGGGTGGTCTTCCACGGATTCCTGTCGGAGGCGGAACTACTTGCTGCTTATCGACGCGCCGCCGTATTCACCATGCCCAGCATCGCCGAGCTCCAAAGCCTGGCCACCCTCGAGGCGATGGCCGCCGGCACTCCCGTCGTCGCTGCCGACGCCATGGCCCTGCCACATCTGGTGCACCACGGTGACAATGGCTTCCTCTACGCCCCCGGCAATGTCACCGAACTGACCCACCACCTGACGACGTTGCTGCAGGATGCGCAGCTGCGCACCTCAATGGGCGTGCGCAGCCGCGAGATCGTCTCTGATCACTGCCTCGAACGGACCTTGGAGACCTTCGAGGGCCTCTACTCCGACGCTATGCGCTCTGCGCGGCTTCCTCGATGA
- a CDS encoding alpha/beta hydrolase, translating to MTTKPTIVLVHGFWGGAAHWAGVIVELRKRGFEAIQAVENPLTSLADDAERTRKMIKQVEGPVLLVGHSYGGAVITECGDLPNVQGLVYIAAFAPDAGERAGGISQELPPVAIENLATDSDGYLWIKQDKFHESFGQDLSEEQALVMAVTQKAPVASTFGDAVTEPAWKVKPTWFLVSAQDRMLHPDNQRRMAERKGTRKTIELDASHASLASQPIAVCDLIEEAAQSA from the coding sequence ATGACCACAAAGCCGACCATTGTTTTGGTGCATGGATTTTGGGGAGGGGCTGCGCATTGGGCGGGGGTCATCGTGGAGCTCCGCAAGCGGGGGTTCGAGGCGATTCAGGCAGTAGAGAACCCGCTTACCTCCCTGGCTGATGATGCTGAGCGCACCCGCAAGATGATCAAGCAGGTTGAAGGTCCGGTGCTGCTCGTGGGGCATTCCTACGGTGGTGCAGTGATCACCGAATGCGGTGACCTGCCGAATGTCCAGGGCCTGGTCTACATTGCGGCCTTCGCTCCCGATGCGGGTGAAAGAGCGGGCGGGATCAGCCAGGAGCTTCCGCCGGTAGCGATCGAGAACTTGGCCACCGATTCGGATGGATACCTGTGGATCAAGCAGGACAAGTTCCATGAGAGCTTTGGTCAGGATCTGTCCGAGGAGCAGGCGCTGGTCATGGCAGTGACGCAGAAGGCGCCGGTGGCTTCCACCTTTGGTGATGCTGTGACGGAGCCGGCGTGGAAGGTCAAGCCCACCTGGTTCCTGGTGTCGGCGCAGGACCGGATGTTGCACCCGGACAATCAGCGTCGGATGGCGGAGCGCAAGGGAACACGTAAGACGATTGAGTTGGATGCCAGCCATGCTTCCCTGGCGTCGCAGCCGATCGCCGTGTGTGACCTCATCGAGGAAGCCGCGCAGAGCGCATAG
- a CDS encoding class I SAM-dependent methyltransferase codes for MVEPLDSVRAQYSARASEYIAALGSIQQVSPVDLAFIETWARNLDGLVLDVGCGPGHWTHFLTSLGLTVEGIDPVPEFINSARATYPGVRFRVGRGDDLDVADGSLGGVFAWYSLIHVHPGAALLEFARCLRPGGGLALGFFTGPQLAPFDHAITTAYYWPVDLLTAEVEAAGFTVTQCETRTDPGSRPHGAILAIRS; via the coding sequence ATGGTTGAACCGTTGGATTCCGTCCGGGCGCAATACAGCGCGAGAGCCAGCGAGTACATAGCCGCCCTCGGCAGCATCCAACAGGTATCCCCCGTGGATCTGGCCTTCATTGAGACGTGGGCGCGCAATCTCGACGGATTAGTGCTCGACGTCGGGTGCGGGCCCGGCCACTGGACACATTTCCTCACCTCCCTCGGGCTCACCGTTGAGGGCATCGACCCCGTGCCTGAGTTCATCAACAGTGCTCGGGCAACCTATCCAGGTGTGCGCTTCAGAGTGGGGCGCGGGGACGATCTCGACGTTGCCGACGGATCCCTCGGGGGTGTGTTTGCCTGGTACTCGCTCATTCATGTTCACCCCGGCGCTGCACTCCTCGAGTTCGCTCGCTGCCTCCGACCAGGTGGAGGCCTCGCCCTCGGATTCTTCACCGGGCCACAACTCGCCCCCTTCGACCATGCGATCACCACCGCGTACTACTGGCCAGTTGATCTCCTCACCGCCGAAGTCGAAGCAGCCGGATTCACCGTGACGCAGTGCGAGACCCGCACCGATCCAGGCTCCAGGCCCCACGGCGCGATCCTGGCCATCCGCTCCTGA
- a CDS encoding ImmA/IrrE family metallo-endopeptidase yields MTVHIDVGPNLFLWAIRRAGWDEETVERRAPKVGKWIAGTHRPTLKQLQAFAKDTHTPFGMFFLSDPPVENVPIPDMRTIGNAAIPQPSADLLDTIYLCQERQDWYRAYARDNAIVEPEFVGSATIRTPTSYVASQMRHLLTFELSDRHLFRNWQDALRQLIDRIEDIGVLVMVNGIVGANTHRKLNPREFRGFALADPLVPLIFVNGADTKAAQIFTNIHELAHIWLGESALSDAAMTAIGGEAEELWCNLVAAEVLVPLSALRDDYRGEASTEELERLAKKYRASTLVVLKRIYDAQLLNWHEFRQLYDEERERVIHILETQRGDSSGGNYYYTQPLRLSRRFAQAVVSSTYEGSTTYRDAYRSSPREWCFCLSIKQAG; encoded by the coding sequence ATGACCGTACACATTGATGTCGGCCCTAACCTTTTCCTCTGGGCAATTAGACGGGCAGGATGGGATGAGGAAACAGTAGAGCGTCGGGCCCCCAAGGTCGGAAAGTGGATTGCTGGAACACACCGTCCCACGCTGAAGCAGTTGCAGGCGTTTGCCAAGGACACCCACACTCCGTTCGGAATGTTCTTTCTCTCCGATCCACCCGTGGAGAACGTTCCAATCCCCGACATGCGCACCATTGGCAATGCGGCAATCCCCCAACCATCCGCCGACCTACTGGACACCATCTACCTTTGCCAGGAACGCCAGGATTGGTACCGCGCTTACGCCCGAGACAACGCGATCGTCGAACCCGAGTTCGTCGGCTCCGCAACTATCCGGACTCCGACGTCGTACGTAGCTAGCCAGATGCGCCATCTCCTCACATTTGAGCTGAGCGACCGACACCTGTTCAGGAATTGGCAGGACGCTTTACGGCAGCTGATTGACCGTATCGAAGACATTGGCGTCTTAGTGATGGTCAATGGCATCGTGGGTGCAAATACGCATCGTAAACTTAATCCTCGTGAATTTCGTGGCTTCGCCCTAGCCGATCCACTAGTACCCCTGATTTTTGTCAACGGAGCCGACACTAAAGCCGCCCAAATCTTCACCAACATCCATGAACTGGCGCACATTTGGCTCGGAGAGAGTGCTTTGTCCGATGCTGCCATGACCGCCATAGGCGGCGAGGCCGAGGAACTGTGGTGCAACCTGGTCGCTGCCGAAGTACTCGTCCCACTTAGCGCGCTGCGCGATGACTACCGTGGTGAAGCAAGCACAGAAGAGCTGGAACGCCTGGCCAAGAAGTACCGTGCCAGCACATTGGTAGTACTCAAACGAATATACGACGCTCAGCTCTTGAACTGGCACGAGTTTCGCCAGCTCTACGACGAAGAGCGAGAACGAGTCATCCATATCCTGGAAACACAACGTGGCGATAGCAGCGGTGGAAACTACTACTACACGCAGCCCTTGCGACTCAGCCGTCGATTCGCCCAGGCGGTAGTCTCCAGCACCTACGAGGGATCCACCACCTACCGAGATGCGTATCGGTCAAGTCCGCGGGAGTGGTGTTTCTGCCTTTCGATAAAACAGGCAGGATGA
- a CDS encoding glycosyltransferase — translation MVRRVAVVSDYSLTTLGGAETAFAEQVSLLSAVAEVLAVCPPSRRLDELAVQEGVDKLAVPVTFVVPGLGFPVARNSPKLRALLRKAFADVEVVHVHSEFGIAAAAIAAARELEIPVVQTVHTFFWQTTAPVQTLLALGGPPVHRLLTGWRSPARQLAQKKGDSALRNMTLAAAQAVDRVISPSAHQAEHLSAAGLRHIDVLPNAVSHNAAAEPLNSIDGPLRVLWIGRFCPEKRIFDFLRACQRALDEVGPDKLLIDVLGTGPQFPAAQRLVREQPGIRLHGRVPHADIPAWLERSHVTAVTSIGWDNQPMTIAESVMALRGVIWCDPALTEGVVPAGIPAFDGTLADRLIELARDPGAVVAASQSAVEASAIFSPEYFTRSVLDVYRHAILSPDSERTP, via the coding sequence ATGGTGCGCCGCGTGGCCGTCGTCAGTGATTATTCCTTGACCACCCTCGGTGGGGCGGAGACCGCCTTCGCCGAGCAAGTGAGCCTGCTCTCCGCCGTGGCGGAGGTGCTGGCGGTGTGCCCGCCGAGCCGGCGGCTGGATGAGTTGGCGGTGCAGGAGGGCGTCGATAAGCTGGCGGTTCCCGTGACATTTGTGGTGCCTGGCCTGGGCTTTCCCGTGGCGCGCAATTCGCCGAAGCTGCGGGCACTACTGCGGAAGGCTTTCGCCGATGTCGAGGTGGTGCATGTGCATTCGGAGTTCGGGATCGCCGCCGCGGCCATCGCCGCTGCCCGTGAGCTTGAGATTCCGGTGGTACAGACGGTGCATACGTTCTTTTGGCAGACCACCGCACCCGTACAGACGCTCCTGGCGCTCGGTGGCCCCCCAGTGCATCGCCTGCTCACCGGGTGGCGCTCCCCTGCTCGCCAACTCGCCCAGAAGAAGGGTGACTCAGCCTTGCGGAACATGACTCTCGCCGCAGCTCAGGCAGTAGATCGGGTAATTTCCCCCTCCGCGCATCAAGCAGAGCACCTGAGCGCAGCCGGCTTAAGACATATCGATGTCCTCCCCAACGCCGTGAGCCATAATGCCGCCGCCGAGCCGCTGAACAGCATCGACGGCCCCCTGCGTGTGCTGTGGATCGGGCGTTTCTGCCCAGAAAAACGCATCTTCGATTTCCTCCGCGCCTGCCAGCGCGCACTCGACGAGGTCGGTCCGGACAAGCTGCTTATCGACGTCCTCGGCACCGGCCCCCAATTCCCCGCCGCCCAGCGGCTGGTCAGGGAACAACCCGGCATTCGCCTGCATGGGCGCGTCCCCCACGCCGACATCCCCGCGTGGCTGGAGCGCAGCCATGTCACCGCCGTGACCTCGATTGGCTGGGACAATCAACCAATGACGATCGCCGAGTCCGTCATGGCGTTGCGCGGGGTCATCTGGTGCGACCCCGCCCTCACCGAAGGGGTGGTACCGGCCGGCATTCCCGCGTTCGACGGCACCCTCGCGGACCGCCTCATCGAGCTTGCCCGCGATCCCGGTGCGGTCGTGGCCGCTTCCCAGTCCGCCGTCGAGGCGAGCGCGATCTTTAGCCCGGAGTACTTCACCCGATCCGTCCTCGACGTCTACCGGCACGCCATTCTCTCGCCCGATTCCGAAAGAACCCCATGA
- a CDS encoding GNAT family N-acetyltransferase: MLDLSPLPLVTERLQLRLHRPDDDVWLHDIYPQAEVARFLLKEPWTREEAGQHLDTRLAKTDLDGPTTALALVIEHEGSPIGDISLWMTNAERRVAEIGWVLDPRFGGKGFAREAVRAVADMGFDHYRLHRIAAQMDARNTASAKLAATVGMQQEAHLRQDWWNKGEWTDTLIFGALSSDPRSPLAPLA; the protein is encoded by the coding sequence ATGTTGGATCTATCGCCCTTGCCCCTCGTCACCGAACGCCTCCAGCTGCGCCTCCACCGGCCGGACGACGATGTCTGGCTCCACGACATCTACCCCCAAGCCGAGGTGGCACGCTTCCTCCTGAAGGAACCCTGGACTCGGGAGGAGGCGGGCCAGCACTTGGACACGCGACTGGCCAAAACCGATCTGGATGGACCCACCACAGCCCTCGCCCTCGTGATCGAACACGAGGGATCTCCCATCGGTGACATCTCTCTGTGGATGACCAACGCTGAGCGTCGAGTAGCGGAGATCGGGTGGGTTCTCGACCCACGCTTCGGCGGCAAAGGATTCGCCCGAGAGGCAGTGCGCGCGGTGGCGGACATGGGCTTCGATCATTACCGCCTGCACAGGATTGCGGCGCAGATGGATGCGCGGAACACCGCCTCCGCCAAACTGGCCGCGACCGTCGGCATGCAGCAGGAGGCGCACTTGCGCCAAGACTGGTGGAACAAAGGTGAGTGGACTGACACCCTCATCTTTGGCGCACTGTCCTCCGATCCCCGCTCACCTCTCGCACCTTTGGCCTAG
- a CDS encoding IS256 family transposase has protein sequence MAAGPHSIDPTTYLDDLLSQASPDLMREMLQSFINQILSTQADQVCGADYATTSDARVNVRNGYRHRDLDTRVGTVDVAVPKLRTGSFFPDWLLERRTRAERALTTVIATCYLKGVSTRRMNDLVATLGISNLSKSQVSEMAKDLDSMVEDFRTRPLDTSPYLYVSCDALTMKVREGGRVVKTSVLLATGVNAEGYRELLGMQVATSESVASWTGFFRDLKARGLDEVYLVTSDAHVGIQHAIGEVLPNASWQRCRTHFAKNLSGLVSKTQWPTLSAMFHTIFQQPDAASVWAQAREVVTFCEQKFPHVADYLEESLDELLAFTHAPKSVWKKVWSNNPTERLNREIRRRTDVVGIFPNRDAVVRLVGAVLAEQHDDWIQQKRYMSLTALEQTKAMMSATVIDAGESTQEVA, from the coding sequence ATGGCCGCTGGCCCCCATTCTATCGACCCGACCACCTACCTCGACGATCTACTCTCCCAGGCCTCGCCGGACCTGATGCGCGAGATGCTCCAAAGCTTCATCAACCAGATTCTGTCGACCCAGGCCGACCAGGTCTGCGGCGCCGATTACGCCACCACCAGTGATGCTCGCGTCAACGTCCGCAATGGCTACCGCCACCGCGACCTCGACACCCGCGTCGGCACCGTGGATGTCGCCGTGCCGAAGCTGCGCACCGGCTCATTCTTTCCGGACTGGCTGCTAGAACGACGCACCCGAGCCGAACGGGCCCTGACCACCGTCATCGCCACTTGCTACCTGAAGGGCGTGTCCACCCGCAGGATGAACGACCTGGTCGCCACCCTCGGGATATCCAACCTGTCGAAGTCGCAGGTATCCGAGATGGCCAAGGATCTTGACTCCATGGTGGAGGATTTCCGCACCCGGCCGCTGGATACCAGCCCGTATCTCTACGTCTCGTGTGACGCCCTAACCATGAAAGTCCGCGAAGGCGGACGGGTGGTCAAGACCTCCGTGCTGCTGGCCACCGGCGTCAACGCCGAAGGCTACCGGGAATTGCTGGGCATGCAGGTCGCCACATCCGAGTCAGTCGCCTCATGGACCGGCTTCTTCCGCGATCTCAAGGCCCGGGGCCTAGATGAGGTGTACCTGGTCACCAGTGATGCGCACGTGGGTATCCAGCACGCGATCGGCGAGGTCCTGCCGAATGCGTCGTGGCAGCGGTGCCGCACTCATTTTGCGAAGAACCTGTCCGGGCTGGTGTCGAAGACGCAGTGGCCGACATTATCGGCGATGTTCCACACGATCTTCCAGCAACCGGATGCAGCATCGGTGTGGGCCCAGGCCCGCGAAGTCGTGACCTTCTGCGAGCAGAAGTTCCCGCACGTAGCCGACTACCTGGAGGAGTCCCTAGACGAGCTGTTGGCCTTCACCCACGCCCCGAAGAGCGTGTGGAAAAAAGTCTGGTCGAATAACCCCACCGAGCGGCTGAACCGGGAGATCCGCCGGCGTACCGACGTCGTCGGGATCTTCCCCAACCGGGACGCCGTGGTGCGTCTGGTGGGCGCGGTCCTGGCCGAGCAGCATGACGATTGGATACAGCAGAAGCGCTACATGTCGCTCACGGCACTGGAGCAGACGAAGGCCATGATGAGCGCCACCGTCATCGATGCCGGCGAATCCACTCAGGAGGTCGCATGA
- a CDS encoding TetR/AcrR family transcriptional regulator: protein MSYWEHPKPVRRSRAVDVDEVAAAAADLLDEGGLRALTVRAVAGKIGVAPASLYSRVESVDDLFDLALNHALSRDDAVNRAVADAELLDLMLAYYRHLVRHPWAGQIIGMRAPRGPSYLVLSERMVVLLAEAGARDPLGAAYILSNFVIGSALTSAMADDERAAPVDPELAPEYARWQKTHPVDPEAIVTVGLIALQNQTIDYQ from the coding sequence ATGAGTTACTGGGAGCACCCTAAGCCGGTTCGGCGTTCGCGTGCCGTCGACGTCGATGAGGTGGCTGCTGCTGCCGCCGACCTGCTTGATGAAGGGGGATTGCGGGCCTTAACGGTCCGTGCCGTGGCTGGGAAAATTGGAGTAGCGCCGGCCAGCTTGTATTCCCGGGTGGAGTCCGTCGATGATCTCTTCGATCTGGCATTGAATCACGCGTTAAGCCGCGATGATGCGGTGAATCGGGCAGTAGCGGACGCTGAACTATTGGACCTCATGCTGGCCTACTACCGGCATCTGGTCCGCCACCCGTGGGCTGGTCAGATCATTGGGATGCGTGCGCCGAGGGGGCCAAGCTACCTTGTGCTCTCAGAGCGCATGGTGGTCTTGCTTGCCGAAGCCGGAGCGCGAGATCCGCTCGGTGCGGCCTATATTCTGTCGAACTTTGTCATCGGGAGCGCGCTGACGTCAGCCATGGCCGACGATGAGCGGGCCGCGCCAGTCGATCCGGAGCTAGCCCCCGAGTATGCCCGATGGCAGAAAACCCACCCTGTTGACCCGGAGGCCATCGTGACGGTCGGGTTGATTGCGCTGCAGAATCAGACAATCGATTACCAATAG
- a CDS encoding cyclophilin-like fold protein: MATVDGGLTMEGMPSGDDPEVSDLGYYAPNGVVVLYTGEVGFWNGIARIDRMEGDQSVTIERAG; encoded by the coding sequence TTGGCAACCGTCGATGGTGGGCTCACTATGGAGGGCATGCCGAGTGGTGATGATCCAGAGGTCAGTGACCTTGGGTACTATGCACCCAACGGCGTCGTCGTCTTATATACGGGCGAGGTGGGCTTCTGGAACGGGATCGCTCGCATTGACCGCATGGAGGGTGATCAGTCGGTCACCATCGAGCGCGCCGGGTAG
- a CDS encoding WhiB family transcriptional regulator produces the protein MGESAPCHRSKNKAFINPYGAHDRSIRAAQKMCSQCPVIRECALEALRSGSTLDDSIVTLGREVIAAGHVLPKGDASNDDVWPVARKLAKIARVRPPAYVVSRPRFRPPSQCRECGRPMVPWTRGEVPEGMAMHYAQGWGQCCRSAYRMHREVREVPVTRKPVDRKRHHPETARARAATAARRATNCLRTSELSTATGGEDRSGATGAGG, from the coding sequence ATGGGAGAGAGCGCACCATGCCACCGAAGCAAGAACAAAGCATTCATCAACCCCTACGGGGCACACGATCGGTCTATCCGGGCCGCGCAAAAGATGTGTTCCCAATGCCCTGTGATCCGGGAGTGTGCCCTAGAGGCGCTGCGCTCCGGCTCCACCCTTGATGACAGCATTGTCACGTTGGGCCGGGAGGTGATCGCCGCCGGGCATGTCCTCCCGAAGGGTGACGCGTCGAATGATGACGTTTGGCCGGTGGCCCGCAAACTCGCCAAGATCGCTAGGGTTCGGCCCCCTGCCTATGTGGTGTCACGGCCACGGTTTCGCCCACCGTCTCAGTGTCGTGAGTGTGGGAGGCCGATGGTGCCATGGACGCGGGGAGAGGTCCCCGAGGGGATGGCTATGCATTACGCGCAGGGGTGGGGTCAGTGTTGCCGTTCGGCGTATCGGATGCATCGGGAAGTGAGGGAGGTTCCCGTGACGCGGAAGCCGGTTGATCGGAAGCGTCATCATCCCGAGACGGCTAGGGCGCGTGCAGCCACAGCAGCGAGACGGGCCACTAATTGCCTTCGTACAAGTGAACTATCGACCGCCACGGGCGGGGAAGACAGGTCTGGAGCCACTGGAGCAGGTGGGTAG
- a CDS encoding cation diffusion facilitator family transporter encodes MGSNHDHDHSRMPATPTKALGIAFAITAVVFFGELIGGLVSGSLALLSDAMHMLSDSAGLIIALVASIVGRRVASGRATYGHRRIEVMAALVNAITVTGVVVWILVQAIGRVGGDHAIDTNVMLGVAIVGLVANAASAWVLSRAAGESLNVRGALLHVMADMLGSVAVIVAAIVIKSTGWVAADTVASLIIVALVLPRSLQLLWQSAEVLLERAPRGVDTQQIQGALEAVPGVLAVHDLHVWSTDGVTPLATCHIVVDGGKDISCGVLDRAQEQLREFGVEHSTIQLETPDHQSHEQTC; translated from the coding sequence ATGGGAAGCAACCACGATCACGATCACTCGCGCATGCCAGCCACCCCGACGAAGGCGCTCGGCATCGCATTCGCGATCACCGCCGTGGTCTTCTTCGGCGAGCTCATCGGCGGGCTCGTCTCTGGCTCGCTGGCGTTGCTTTCCGATGCGATGCACATGCTCTCCGATTCCGCTGGGCTCATCATCGCCCTCGTGGCATCAATAGTCGGCCGGCGGGTGGCATCGGGGCGGGCCACCTATGGGCACCGCCGCATTGAAGTGATGGCAGCGCTCGTCAACGCCATCACCGTCACGGGCGTCGTGGTGTGGATCCTCGTGCAGGCGATCGGCCGGGTGGGCGGCGACCATGCCATCGACACGAACGTCATGCTCGGGGTCGCCATCGTCGGCCTGGTGGCCAATGCCGCCTCGGCGTGGGTGCTATCGCGGGCGGCGGGCGAAAGTCTCAACGTGCGCGGGGCCCTGCTGCACGTCATGGCCGACATGCTCGGATCGGTTGCTGTCATCGTCGCCGCGATCGTGATTAAGTCGACCGGATGGGTGGCTGCCGACACCGTGGCCTCGCTCATCATCGTGGCATTGGTCCTGCCGCGCTCCCTCCAGCTGTTGTGGCAGTCGGCGGAGGTGCTGCTGGAGCGGGCCCCCCGGGGCGTCGATACGCAACAGATTCAGGGAGCCCTGGAGGCCGTGCCAGGCGTGCTCGCCGTGCACGACCTCCATGTCTGGTCGACGGATGGGGTGACGCCGCTAGCGACGTGCCACATCGTCGTCGATGGAGGCAAGGACATCAGCTGCGGCGTCCTCGACCGCGCGCAAGAACAGCTGCGCGAGTTTGGGGTCGAGCATTCCACCATTCAGCTGGAAACGCCCGACCACCAATCACACGAACAGACCTGCTAG
- a CDS encoding DUF4440 domain-containing protein translates to METNDHAEVTEQLRALEPIFHRAEVGSGREVFESMTAAGYWEVGASGRVYAREYVIETLVERYAHPYKDLWTIDKFEVRSLADGLFLVTYELDQEGRRSRRSTIWRWSSRGWIAEYHQGTLA, encoded by the coding sequence GTGGAGACCAATGACCACGCGGAGGTGACGGAGCAGCTCCGCGCTCTGGAGCCGATCTTCCATCGTGCCGAGGTTGGTTCCGGCCGTGAGGTTTTCGAGTCGATGACCGCCGCGGGTTATTGGGAGGTCGGGGCGAGCGGTCGCGTCTATGCGCGGGAGTACGTCATCGAGACGTTGGTCGAGCGATACGCCCATCCGTATAAGGATCTATGGACGATCGACAAGTTCGAAGTGCGTAGCTTGGCCGATGGCCTTTTCCTCGTTACTTACGAACTCGACCAGGAGGGCAGGCGCAGCCGACGCTCGACGATCTGGCGCTGGTCGTCGCGCGGATGGATCGCGGAGTATCACCAAGGTACCTTGGCCTAG
- a CDS encoding alpha/beta fold hydrolase — MDGEHTVIFIHGLGDSPEAWNHQVNHLPAGFTGMAIRIPGLRAGDEISGEFSLPAASAGILSELDHRGVDNFHLCGLSLGAMIALQIAIDHPERVRSLTLAAGQVTPPRTVMRTQTAIMRLVPARLIARSGLRKPQLLSVLRGVAKVDFSTRLAEVTAPTLVLCGSRDRANLPAARALAAGIPDTDLHIIGGAGHQVNTQKPELFTSALNGFLVERF; from the coding sequence ATGGACGGCGAACACACCGTAATCTTCATCCACGGGCTCGGCGACAGCCCCGAAGCCTGGAACCACCAGGTCAACCACCTTCCGGCCGGATTCACCGGCATGGCCATCAGGATTCCTGGCCTCAGGGCGGGTGACGAGATCAGTGGGGAGTTCTCACTCCCGGCCGCATCGGCGGGCATCCTCTCGGAGCTTGACCATCGCGGCGTCGATAATTTTCACCTGTGCGGGTTGTCGTTGGGGGCGATGATCGCACTGCAGATCGCCATCGATCACCCGGAGCGAGTGCGCTCCCTCACCCTGGCGGCCGGACAGGTGACGCCACCGCGAACTGTGATGCGGACCCAGACTGCCATCATGCGGCTCGTGCCGGCGCGGTTGATTGCAAGGAGTGGCCTGCGAAAACCCCAACTACTGTCCGTTCTGCGCGGCGTAGCGAAAGTTGACTTTTCCACCCGCCTGGCTGAGGTAACCGCACCGACATTGGTACTCTGCGGCTCCAGAGATCGGGCAAACCTACCAGCCGCGCGTGCCCTCGCCGCCGGCATCCCCGACACCGATCTCCACATCATCGGCGGCGCCGGGCACCAGGTGAATACGCAGAAGCCCGAGCTTTTCACTTCTGCTCTGAACGGGTTTTTGGTTGAGAGATTCTGA